The sequence CTCGGAGGGCCGCGTCGACCTGAAGGACGTCCCCGCGGGCGCGGCAGACGTGCTGTCCGTGCTCGACGGCGCCACGCTGGACAACACGCTGGCCCTGGTGCGCACGGGTGGCCCCTGGTCCCAACAGAAGCCCGCGAAGGCGGGCGCCAAGGGCAAGGCGTCCTCGACGAAGCGGGTCCTCGCGCGCATCGCCGAGCACCAGGTCCGCGACGGCGAGACGCTGGAGAGCGTGGCGGAGATGTATGGCCTCACGGTGGAGGCGCTCGCGAAGTTCAACTGGGGGACGGCGGACCCGGCTGAAATCCAGCGCTACCTCCTCCTCGAGGTGGGCTGCGTGCAAAAGGACAGACGGGGCCGGTATGTGTTCTCCAGCGAGGACGTGCCCGGCATCCTCCGCATCCCCCGGCCCGTGGCGGTGTCTCGCATGGCGGTGGAGCAGAGCCACATCCTGCGGGTGAAGAAGGTCCCCGAGCCCCGCCCCTACCTGTTCTCGCTGTAGCGCCGCGCGCGGGGCTGATTCTCGGCGTGGATTTCCGGGCTCGGTGCTCTAGAGTCCTCCACTCCGGTACGCGCGCATGTCACCCCCGCAAGTGGAGATATCTCATCGCCCTCCTCGTGCTGGGCTCGTGCCTGGGGTGCTTCGGCCTCGTGTGGCTTTTCGATGCCTTCGAGGACATCGACCTGCTCGGCACCGAGAAGGACGAGCGGGACTTCTCCATCGCGGAGCAGCGGAAGCTCTTCGACACCTTCTTCCCGGTGCCCGTGCCCCCGAGCGCCTCCGACGTGCGCATCCACTACCAGGGCTTCCAGGAGTGGAACCTGGACATCTCCTTCACGCTGCCCCCGGGTGACTACGAGGCCTTCGTCGCCCAGCTCGCCCCCAAGCCCGACGAGCCCGGGGCCTACCTGGGACGCATCCAACTGGGAGACGGCGGCTTCCTCGCGAATGCCTCCACCATCACCGTGGACCCCGAGACCCGGCGCGTGAAGCTCACCGCTTTCACGTGGTGACGGGAGGCTTCACGCCCGTCGCGTCCACCTCGGCCCAGAGGCTGCGTCCCTCCAGGACGGCGTTGAGCGGAGCCCGCCGCTCGGAGACGCGCAGCAGCACGGCGGCGAGCTGCTCCAGGTGGATGATGCGCAGGCTGCTCAGCAGAGGCAGCTTGGAGAGGGCGCGGAGGACGGCCGGCGGATGGTGGTACTCGCCCTCGAAGGCCGGGGGGCGAAGAATCGTCCAGGGGATGCCGCTCTCTCGCACCAGCCGCTCGGCCTCCGCCTTGGCCTTGAGGTACGCGCCCACTGGCCGGCCCGCGCCCGTGGAGCTGAGCAGCACGAAGTGGTCCACGCCCGCGCGCTTCGCCGCCTCCACGAGCTGCCGCGTGGTGCCGATGTCGCTCGTCTCGTAGGTGTCGCCCGTGTCGAAGCGCTTGCGCATGGTTCCGATGAGCTGGAGCACCGTGGTGTAGCCGGCCATCATCTCGATGAGCGTCTTCCCGTCGGACAGCTCCACCACCGCCTTGCGTGGCCAATCCTTCACCACGTCGCTGTCGGCGCTCTTGGGCCGCACGTGCGCAATCACCGGTACGTTGCGCGCGAGCGCCTGGCGCATCAGCGTGCGGCCGGTGGCACCGGTGGCTCCAGCGACGAACAGGTGGCGGGACGGCGTTTCCATGGGACCTCCGGAAGGGTTGGAGCGCGGGCAGCCTGGACGGACGCCCGCGATTCTCCACCGGATGGCCGCTTCGAGGCCCGAGGAATCGGCTCCAGAGCGAGTCGGGTGTGCGAAGGCCGGCTTCTAGCGTGCCGCCCGCTCGGCGCGGACTTCCTTCGCGTGCGTGAGGTCCTCCAGGAAGAAGGCCTCCATGGCGCGCGCGGCCTCGTCGTCCTGGAGCACCAGCGAGCCCTCCTCCAGCAGGTTGAAGGAGAGCGGGTCGTAGTTGATGGAGCCCACCAGCACCAGCTGGTCATCCACCAGCATCGTCTTCGCGTGCATCATCGACGGCTGGTACTCCCAGATGCGCACGCCCGCCTCCAGCAACTCGTCATACGCCGCGCGCTGCGCCACGGTGATGACCTTCTGGTCGTTGTAGTCCCCGGGCGCCAGCACCCGCACGTCCACGCCCGCGCGGGCCCGCTCAATCAGTTGCTTCGACAGCGCGTCGTTGGGCGTGAAGTACGCCTGCGCAATCCACAGGCGCTTCTGCGCCGCGCGCACCATGAGCTGTGTCAGGCGCTCGGCGCGCGTCACCTCGGGGTTCGCCGTGCTGCCCACGAAGGCGGCCCAGCCTTCGCCCGCGCCGTCCAGGCCGGGCACCGGCTCCGCGAGGGTGGGAAAGTCGCTGGCGGGCAGCAGGTCTCCGCTGGCCTCCTGCCAGTTCTCCGCGAAGGCCTGCTGCATCTGCGCCACCACCGGGCCCTGCACCCACGCGTTGGTGTCGCGCCACTCGTTCTCACGCAGCCCGTGGCCCAGCCACTCATCCTGGATGGCGAGGCCGCCCGTC comes from Pyxidicoccus parkwaysis and encodes:
- a CDS encoding LysM peptidoglycan-binding domain-containing protein, which codes for MPLHHRLRDGLREYVILELQDLIPEDHEPVTVGWGWTLEHRLLQLARDDSNLRTLRSLVYAHGHASSRPLTSLRSAEDVARQAASLFSFGLLRLARAPLPQHTVAPPFAETPEVAPPVEDAEPLWLRLQVVDDVTDAPISGIQLRIQFSDASEQQTTTDSEGRVDLKDVPAGAADVLSVLDGATLDNTLALVRTGGPWSQQKPAKAGAKGKASSTKRVLARIAEHQVRDGETLESVAEMYGLTVEALAKFNWGTADPAEIQRYLLLEVGCVQKDRRGRYVFSSEDVPGILRIPRPVAVSRMAVEQSHILRVKKVPEPRPYLFSL
- a CDS encoding SDR family oxidoreductase translates to METPSRHLFVAGATGATGRTLMRQALARNVPVIAHVRPKSADSDVVKDWPRKAVVELSDGKTLIEMMAGYTTVLQLIGTMRKRFDTGDTYETSDIGTTRQLVEAAKRAGVDHFVLLSSTGAGRPVGAYLKAKAEAERLVRESGIPWTILRPPAFEGEYHHPPAVLRALSKLPLLSSLRIIHLEQLAAVLLRVSERRAPLNAVLEGRSLWAEVDATGVKPPVTT
- a CDS encoding phospholipase D-like domain-containing protein, with protein sequence MRRMRRWLAVAMAAAVLTGCAAGCTKEKSRPFQLKGEVGSHGEDFAVALYQTVGERMVPGNHIRWVNNGAVFDTLAEEVKQARVSVNIVMFIWRPGRASDRLLDVLTARARDGVTCRVLVDPLGSPNFEAQIKPRLEAAGCRAHLFRPLPADENLARNHRKLVIIDGRVAVTGGLAIQDEWLGHGLRENEWRDTNAWVQGPVVAQMQQAFAENWQEASGDLLPASDFPTLAEPVPGLDGAGEGWAAFVGSTANPEVTRAERLTQLMVRAAQKRLWIAQAYFTPNDALSKQLIERARAGVDVRVLAPGDYNDQKVITVAQRAAYDELLEAGVRIWEYQPSMMHAKTMLVDDQLVLVGSINYDPLSFNLLEEGSLVLQDDEAARAMEAFFLEDLTHAKEVRAERAAR